GCTAATGTAATCTAATCGTTTTCAAGGTGTGTCACAGTGAGCCACCCTTTAGATGATGTAATACATTTGGGCCCCCCCTACAGCACTACCTGAAATAAGTGATCTTCTGGAGCACATTTTGTCAAATTTTCTGCTCACCCCAGGCTCTGTTCACGTTCTCATTGTATGAACTAAAATCTATTCTCTTTGctttaaacataactgaagttatATTAGCAGCTTtggaaatatgtttttatttttatttttatcaagcTGCTCTCTCTTGAGGTTTTCTGCCACCTCCAAGTAGGAGGCCCACCTCACACTTTGTAAAGCCCTGATTGAATCTATGATTTACTGAAAGACTGAAGCGTACTGTACTGTGTCTTAACAGGTATTAGGCAGCTGCAGCTGATCCTGTTGAAGGTGGCCCTCATCGTTGGAGTAGAGTTTCACATCAATGTGGAGTTTGTCAAGCTGCTGGAGCCTCCCGAGGACCAAGAAAATGAAGGTACTCCTCCATCCTAGCAATAACAAAGCTACAGGAGAAGATAGAGAAGCAGTCACCTTAATAATAAGCTCCTATGTGTGACGGCAGCAGGAGAAATAACTTGACCTGCCCCTCCCACTTTGACTTTGCAGCTGTAATATCACTACGCTGATAACAAGCGCCTCGCCTAAATTTAGACATACTTCTTTCCCCCTTTGCTGAGGCTTAGTGGTTGCTCTTAATATGGTGGAATGAATTTTCCACATAGGCGTATTACACAACAAAATGCCAAGCGTGGGTCACAGTCTCATGCTGTGAATGTAAACCAAAACAAGAAGAGTTCTAAATATGAGCAGATATTTGATAGCTATGGTGCATGAAGCTGTATACTGTATTCCTGCTTTGATTGAGATCATACTGCAAAGAAGTATGAGCAAAACGTATCAATGGTAGCCAATGATTTCATTCATATGCGGTATCCCTAAAGCCAAAGCGAGTCTTCATCAGTTTCTCACGCTATGTGGCCTTTTCTGACTCCGCCAGAGGAATAAGGCACAAAGAGAATATTTATATAATGTGTTTTCCCTCCTTCCTCCCCCTCGCGCCCCTGTTTTTTCTGTggtcctctctctctttcaggGATAGGTTGGAGAGCTGCAATCCGACCTGCTGATCACCCCGTGGCTGACTTTGAGTTTGAAGTTGTGGTGGGGGCGGATGGGCGCAGGAACACACTGGAAGGTGAGAAGTCGCCAAAGAAAAGGGATTAAACGTGTTTACGCCTAGAGGAAGTACTTTACTTGAAAGGAACATAGGGACAATGCCTAATATTAAGTTACCACATAaggtcaagaaaaaaaaaggaacatccGAGACTCAAATATAATTTTTCCCCCAGCGCTAAAATCACATGGCTGTACTTTTTCAGTCCAAATGTTCAAACTGCTGATTAAAACCGAATTAAATGTTCGATTCTTTGGTAGGGTGGGTGTAAATTGTATTTAATAACActtaactttttatttattctttattcattttattggtattattatttttttattggatttattATTAGTAATGTATTAGTGATGGAGTAGTAataattagtaataataattagtaataAATACACCAcgtattacaataataataattatctcctatctacagtatctaccaGTATATTGGTATTACCATTTATCTCAACTGCCAATGCATTTTTGAGTTCTCTCTCCAAAATAAActaatataacaaaatattatAGCAAAACTTTTTCAGAGTGGATCAGAACCCCTATCTACCTAAAGCCCCCCCCATTGGAAAGGTACACATATCCGTCTCTGAGCCTGTAGAAGTCATGTCAAAGCACCAAGGAATCAGAATACATAAATAGAATACACCACAGGGGAGCAGCTGATGCACGCTGGAGCTACTCCATGTTTTTGCATTCAATGTTTTTAGATTCTCTCTGCTTGCTGCGGTCAACCCAACAACCAATACACTTCAGAGGCTTATTCCTAAAAAGGTCAATTTTGTGCACAACAAGATTTTTGCCTCATTCTTTCATCATGAAGCAGCCTTGGGGTAATGAGTCGGTCTGCTTTTTTTGTGGGCTATATGTAGCAAAGCTGCCTTATTTTTAGTTGGGGcgaatattttttcttttttttcctgcaatccCAACTTCAGCAATGTTTAGCAAAAGTGACCCTTTCGTATGAATGACTAAAAAGGTGGCATGTGCAAAATAGGACATTTGAAATGTTCCTCATTGGGTCATTGTAAAGCTAATGACCTCAGTATTTTGGTATTTGTTGCTGACTTTGTTAAAGTGGACAGAGAACGTGCGCATACCCTTGTTAAAATACAATAGCCCATGCTTGGGCACGTTTACTCCAAACACTCTGATTTCCtcccacaaaaacatgcatgttaggttaagtggagactttaaattgcccgtaggtgtgaatgtgagtgtgaataatgtgattgactggtgaccagtccagtgtgtaccccacctctcacttAAAGTCAACTTGAATAGGCTCCagccagcttacccgtgaccctgaaAAGGTACGAggtagaaaataataataataataataatattaataataaattaatgaatattttgtccttaaaagaggtttattttttaaatgtattagccAGGTTATATGTTAAAATGTAACTGtgttgttttaaaataattattgttATAAATAATATTTCTTTAAACAATTCATAATATTgattattacttatttaattacttttgggtttttttacatcTGAAAAAATGGTACTTTAAAAAGGATATATTTGCTTTATGTATCCACTGGCCAGCAGGATcacaaaaactgtatttaccgtaatttccagactatagaCATGGTATATTTAGTACACAAATATGACACACAGACAGATTTTTTTAACTTCTGATTaaacaaatgctttttttccaaacagtgtggaacagtgagtgtaacacagctagttaaacagtagcctaccagaaacgTCATTCATCgtcgtcttcatcctcctcctgggaagtAAAACCACTATAgtcatcttcttcagcatcagaattgaacagcctcataattctttTGTCATACACTCCgtcagtctctctctttcgttgttgCTTTCTTCTCCAGGCAAGTTAGCCCTTTGGCTTGAACTGTCCTCTTCAAACCTGTCGGTGATAGTGGATTTtatgacacactataaaccttgcaatcctagcTCTACTTGaagttcccagcgtcactcgttaaCTCTGATGATGAGAGacgtgagacactttttttcaacaTCTGCCgcagtccaagcagtccaaacagaggcagtagtaattctacactcgCTTAGGATTTAAAGattcaaacttacttaagatttgtcagatcaaaacacgatcgctgtataagacttcaaaacgtgatattagcatccacttcactacttcctaaagctgcactctaagcaacctgggaactgtagttcttttagccaccTGACCGTATCAGTGTAACGGATGTTCTTGTCTATATATGCTGTGTAAGCAGCCTATGATCCGGAAATaccagtgtgtttttttatgaataCTTGCACATAAGCCTATAGATCCTTTCTTACCTTTTTATTCTCTCTGTGTTTTTGTCTGCAGGTTTCAAAAGAAAAGAATTTCGGGGGAAGCTGGCGATCGCCATCACCGCCAACTTCGTAAACAGGAACACGACAGCGGAGGCCAAGGTGGAGGAGATCAGCGGCGTGGCTTTTATCTTCAACCAGAAGTTCTTTCTTGACCTCAAAGACGAAACAGGTGGGAGACACGATATCAGTGATGCCTTCAGGGACACAACATTTCCCCACAAGCATCTGACAGTTCTGACAGCTCTTCTCTTTGCGGCAGGTATTGACCTGGAGAACATTGTGTACTACAAGGACAACACACACTACTTTGTCATGACGGCAAAGAAACAGAGTCTGCTGGATAAAGGAGTTGTTATCAATGTGAGTTCATAAGTCAATGTCTCTTTATTCCCACATGCACACATATGCAtatgcattgtttttgtttgctagCCCACCAGTGGACATGGGGGAATGCTCACGTCAGGCTTATATCATCCTGATGTTATTTGACAGGATTACATGGAGACGCACAGGCTACTGAGCCGTGATAACGTCAACCAGGAAGCTCTTCTGTGCTACGCCCGAGAGGCTGCTGACTTCGGCACCAACTACCAACTTCCCACGCTGGACTTCGCCATGAACCACTGTGGGCAGCCAGACGTCGCCATGTTTGACTTCACCAGCATGCATGCCTCTGAGAACGCTGCTCTGGTCAGGGAGAGATTTGGACACCAGTTGCTGGTTGCTCTCGTAGGCGACAGTCTGTTGGAAGTAAGGGATCAAGATGAGTCTTGATTTATTGATTGACCAATTGCATTACAACATGTTTGCTTACATAACGTATGTCTGATACATTTGCGGCGTGTGTTTACAGCCGTTTTGGCCCATGGGGACAGGCTGCGCCAGAGGCTTCCTGGCTGCTTTTGACACAGCCTGGATGGTAAAGAGCTGGGCTCAGGGTCGAACAGTTCTTGAGGTGCTGGCAGAGAGGTATGAGATACAGTACACTcagcagccacaacattagagAACCTGCATCGATGAAATCCAATGTGAGAGCTGTATCAAAGGATGTGCCTTTACAAACAGAAGAACGCTCAGTTGTAATGACTAGTTTTAGTGTGCACCGGTGTAGAACTACAATACATCATATCTAGAAGTGTTTTATtatgtcttctcaagggacaatactgtagaaatgaaacgCAGATATAATTTAGAGTCGTCTATGTATAGCAGAACACTGGAACCTCcgttttcatcattaatttgttccaaaaggtcagatgaaaactgAGGAAATTTTTCTTGTaggaaatgatgtaaatccaattcattaattaaccaatgaatattaacaaaaacattttattgggaaaaaatttagttttgcatgcagaaaacaatgtgaaagaaTTATAAAACAAGAATTGATGGAACTTGTTGTTGATTCAGACAAGGCGAGATCTAATTGAATAacgtttctcatcttctttatcaaatagCTGGTATTTATAGCTGGcaccatggtgggttatttagtaTTCACACTCAAAAAAATGTGAGTAGGCAATGCgtaggatgctttgtttgggcacttgatttcacaaaacgatacagtacagggcaaatgtGCAATATTGCATGACAACCGAGACACTGTgtgcaaacagaggcaaaattttgttgaaaatctttgacaaaaactgaatcatatgaaaactgtggTGTGCGAAAACCAAAGTTTGACGGTATGGATTTATTGTCCAGAAAGTAACTcaacagctcttgtattggatctcaagTTACATGTTCTGTGTGGAGTGATACAGCGTTCATTATCTATGCCAGTGATCACCAACAGGCACCAGGTAGTCACctacgaccacatgaggcacccgcaagcctgcttttcattcagattttcagttaataatgtgagaacactagaaagaaatgcattctgaaatacaaaatgtgagttgtggagaccagcattttgttaaatgttctggtaaaacaagtatGTACGGTTTGTTTGGTTTGAAAtaagttatgaaaataaatgttgcaaaaaagagtagctcttggccattttcattttgtaaaagtagctttcacaagaaaaaatgttggaaaCCACTGATCTATGCATTTGTGTATATTTAGGGAAAGCATTTACAGATTGCTGCCACAGACCACACCAGAAAACATCACCAAAAACTTGGAACAGTACACTATTGACCCAGCAACGCGATACCCCAACCTCATGTCCTCGTGTGTCAGGCCTCTTCAggtacaaaatgtttttttaatgttgtttgcaACTAAATAACACTGTATAacacagtttttttcttttaaacatgTATTAACCTCTTCAGGTGCGTCACTTGTACTTAAGTGTAGAGCTGAATTCCTGCTCTTTGGAGCGTGCTGCCTCCATCCGTCGACCTGTTAATATCTGCAGACGAGGTAGAGCCATCACTGCTGCACTGTCATCTGCCTCTTACTCTGAAAGTATGGTTTTGAGTTTTTCTTAGAGAGGAAGTCATGCTGTGGTTTGTTTTTACATGTGGGTTCACAGAGGAGGAAACTATGAAATGGGAGCTGGCGTGTTGTTGTAAAGCCAagtttttcttcctcttttaaACTCAAATTTAAGAAAACAATCCGTTTAAAATGTTTCTGTCCCGATGAAACGTGACCTCTGCTCATATACATAAATGTTCAGTGTAAACCTCCTGCAGCATTTACTTGTTTGGGCTTTTATTGTGTAAACCAACTTGCTAGTGCCTTTCCACAGATTCTGAGATCAGACCGGCAAGGCTTCTCACGTGGTGCCAAAAGCAGACAGAGGGCTACCAAAATGTAGAGATCACTGACCTCACATCCTCTTGGAGAAGTGGGCTAGGCCTGTGTGGCCTGATCCATAGGTTCAAACCGCAACTGATGTACGTAACCACTCATAAAACAACCTACACATTACAAACAAGCTAACAACTAACTTGTGTTATCACATGCTCTCTGCTGTATGcgtgtgtctttttttgcctaatTTCTACCTGAATATTATGGCTTTGGATGAAACCATTTGCAGGACAAATTATATTATCTTCTGCTTAAATTATTGCCTTTCCACCGTCCCACATGCCACTGCAATTTCATACGGTCATGCAAGTTTTCAGGAACACACTGGCATTCCGCCCTCTGCCCTCCTCCTAATGTACGCCTGTCAGCACAGTGGAATGCTACAAATTGAGTAGGTTTGGAGAAGCAAAGGGGAAAAATAAGGAAGAATCGGGCTTAAGTACTGTGTGTTATTGCTAGGTTAGCGCTcttattaacattattttctGCTGGTGTCTGCACACTGTCAGTGTTGGCTAAGACGTCAGAGCTGCTTCTATTCATCCGTTCATCAAGTcacccaccccccgccccccacaaaAAAGGAGTTGGAAAGAATGTTTCTACGCAAAGCAAATGCATTATGGTGACGTTAAGTGTTTTTACATCCCTGTGCACTTTGTTACATGCAGCTTGCCTGTGGTCACCTGATACCCACAATGCATTTGTCACTTTCCTGTGTTGTTATTGAGGCTTGATAGTAGATAACTCTCAACTGAGAATGAGGACTAAAGCAAAAGGCTGATAGATAGTATCCGCACAACGTCAGTATACAAATACACTGTAGCAAGGAGACAGCTGTGTGGTTGAAATCCTctctatgtactgtacataatcTGCCTCCCACTCAAGGCCCTATCATCTTTATCCCACAGAGACTTTGAGTCACTAAATGAGGAAAACCAGGCCGCCAACCTCCAGCTGGCTTTTGATATTTTAGAGCGGGAATTTGGAATCAGGCCTTTCGCATCTGTGAAAGAGCTGAGCGGCTCCCTGGAACTGGAGAAGACCAAAATGATAAGTTACCTTTCCAAGATCTATGAACTCTTCAGCGGCACACCTTTCCCTGATGAAGGTACTCCAGTCCACTCATGCTATGCATAACATACAGTGCAGTAAAATGCTTTACTACACTATACAAAACTATACCACGCTACACAAGGTATGCTATACACATATGATGTCATTGTACTCTATTATTCTATATTCTACTCTACTACTATTTTACTATTCtgtgtcatatacagtaatactacaCTACGCTATATagatgacttttttgttcaatctgttcttttaaaaccACTATTGGTTTAGCATATTATTCAACTATTCTAGCCATTGGTGATGTTCTTATGTTTTTTggtagaaaaaaattaaatcttGAGTCAATTGGTAATAGTCCCTTTAACTTTATCCATTTGACTTTTAGTGTTTCTTCTTGtccatgtaattttttttgtattgtatcaCTAAGTtatggagaaaaaagttgttattcCAGACAAAGAGAAGCTATTGCCTTTCAGTTGATTTCCTGTGCCtaactgtgtgtgttgtgcattCCTCCCAGTCAAATATGCTGGGATGTGTGGAATGTGTATTTGTACCAGCGCTGTGAACCGCTGTAGACTGACGCTTTCTGAtgccacagacagacagaccacTTACATTATTTCACTTTATACAACCGTTTACCTCCTTCTGACATGTAGCTGTTTATTTCAAGTGGAAAGTTTTCCAGCATCAATTCACGAAGTCCTTATTTATATACTCTGTTATGGGCGTTATGCACTGATATTATTTGACGTCTATGGCGGTGGGATGTGGAAAGTCTGTGAGCTTTAATTCAGTCACATGTTGTACCACAGGCTCCAGACGAGGGGATGAAAACAGTGAAGATTATCCATCTAAGGAAGTCCGAAGTAATAATAATGTTCTTAATCTTGCTCTGCCAAGGAAACGTGTTCCGAAGGTAACATTGCATTATTCACTTATAGAAACTACCATTCTtgaataagttttttttttatctgtaaaaTTGCCAGTGTGTTACTCCTACTGACTTTGTTTTGTCCCCCCCTGCTGGACCTCTAGGATGAGACAAAGTCAGACGGTACAGACCCAATTTACAAAAGGAGGAGAACATTTTGCACTTACTTGGATGAGGTTTGtagaaataattatatatttttcaaaaatcaacTACAGTAATTATTGTACTACTATATAGCAATATGATCAGTTGACCACATTTTAAGCTTCCACACTTGAAATAGATTTTTGATGACCTCCTTTATTGAGGGGATGGCAGCTATGGACAGCAAGAACGAGCCCAGTGCATTTtagatgtacagtaatccctcattcattgcagttaattggttccaactgtaataagtgaatttccgtgacgtttattatttatttataaaaatatttttgtagttagagcatagaaaacctgtatacgaccttctaaatacaggttttaacattattagagccctttagacattaaataacaccccttagagcatagaaaacctgtatacgaccttctaaatacaggttttaacattattagagccctttagacattaaataacacccctagtgTCAGCTTTAcagtcgtattacccaatatagtatacaaAATATGACTAAGCAATTTAAAACGTAAATAAGacttgcacttgtgtgtgttgctacagTATAAATGTATTGTTCCCTAGGGAAGCAGCGTGAGTGGCGGACTTGATGatgtgatgtcaggggttcagagttgagtttcagatTGCCGTAGCTTATGGCCGTAAAAGTAGCACGTGTTTTAATTTGGGTTTTTTAGACTGAAGTCAAGAAATTCGAACCGTGAAGTGGcgggggatgactgtatataccactagcaaacacattttatagaaagCCTACTTGTTTACTATGGATACTTGAATGTAGAGAACAATGCCACAGGAATGGGATACAGCAATCTTTCAATACTTGTAATAGaacaaaatgatgatgcaaatctAAGGTTAATGTGCAGTGATGTTTTAAAGATATGTAACCCAGCACACCAGCCCAGTACAGATGGCATCAAGCAGTATACATTTGAAATaaagtgtatactgtatgtgtactatTGTGTACTATGTGTAATTCCTCCATTACAGGCCACCAGTGTACCCACTAAAAGCTCCTCAGCGCTAGACGGAAGGGAACCCAAAGAGAACAAAGTGCGCTCCATGGCTACACAGTTACAAGCAAAGTTTGACAGCACAACAAGCTACACCCAACGCAAACAGGTGAGAACTAAATCAACTATATCGTTGATTTGGCAGTGTATTTTCAAGATGCAATACTGTTGGCAGTATCTATGGCGGGACTTCTTCCTTTCGCTGCTGCTAAATATCTTTTCTTGTCTCTTACACACAGctctggtttcttttttttattaaccgtCTTTCCCATCCTTTCTGCCAAATCTCAGTCAGACTGTGAGAGGTCATTCCCTCTTCATAGTCTCGGCCCTGCTGAGTATGTGCACTTAAAACCCTCGCCTCCTGTTCCGCCCAAACCTCCTCCCGAAATGCAGGTAGACACTTGGAGTGAAGTTAGGAAGACAAGCAATCTGCCTAGGTTCACCTAATCTGCATGCTACAATGCATGAGAGAGAATGCAgcctcatatactgtatatgtaggaAATTAAGCTCTAATAGACACATTTTCCTACAGTGTACTATTCAGTTTGCTATTTAGAGAACATACTGgtgatttttttacattctttagCCCTCAAATTGTTTCACGTGTCACTGAGACGTTGCCAGTGAGACTTTGCAGTGCGATCGGGATCTGTAACGTAACGTAATCTGTAACGTAAGTAGCACTTTTGCACACAAGCACTATAAATCGTAATTAAACAGATGGCAGCATGACAGTCCCACAAAGTGATAACTGATTAGAAGTGAGGAGAAAAAACAAGTGCAACTGACAAAGAACTGGCATGAGCTTTGACCCCAGCTATTTGCATGACCCTGCCACTCGACAGCGTGGTCAAGAGTTGTGCATTGCCGCAGGGAGGTGGAAGTGGACTCGTCTGTGAGGTGAACTGCCcttcttttccttcttttgTGATGGCCCATGAGGGgaattttgtttttatgctaTGTTGTAATTGTATTCGAtataccataataataatattttaaatattaaatccaGCACAACctgttatacagtacatgatgttAGTTGTCTTTCAGAAGTCTACATTTTACTATAGCATAATAGAAAGTGAAATGTTATTTTGATCTGTTTTTGGGTCAAACACTTGTCGCCATCGTAAAACATGTATTCAGTAACTACAGGCAATGTTTCAGATATAAATCATAATTATAAATGTACATAGATATAAATATAAACAACGTTAAAAGaaataagaataagaaaaagaaaactgttaatgaataaaaaataaggtaaatatgTGAACAAATtagtaaattaaaaataaattaaatgaaaataaaaattaatttaaaaatgaatcaattgaaaataaattaaatgtcaGTCTTTGTCTTTTgtgcctttctttttttttgtagtcaaaatgtatctttaatatttctccAATTCCTGTGAATGTTAGAGAACGAGTACTTTGGCTTCTTCCAGGTCTCCATTTGACTAGATTTTACAGTTGGTTCCCCAAGTGCCTTAAATTTTCTCCTCCTTCCTTAAGTCTTGTGCTTTCTTTGCgatcattcatttaaaaacgtgTTGCTTTTACTTTTTGTTGGTGAACTTTATGATGATGACAGGTATATAGTGGAATGCGTGTATTAATGCTGTTTAAATCCTCATCCACCTCCTACTGATTGCAGAAAgttggccacctgttgctctgttgaggcaACATTCATTTCGTCAGCTGCCTTGGCATAAGACCTTGGTGCAATGTAGAGCCCAGTCGCAATCACGTCATTCCTGTGTGTACTTTGTTATACTGTAACTCATCCGCTCCGCACATCAGTTGCAGTATGAGTTTATGCTTCATCGTTTTGCTTCTTTACTGCATTCACTTTTTCTCCCAATCCAGCAATTTGTTTGCAAAGCGCAACACTATTGTCCTTAAATTCCTTAACATTACTTTTGGCAGATTATGACTGCTTTTCATTCACCTTTCCTATTTTATCATTTACCTCCTTGCAAAAGTTGTCAAATTCCTCGTTAAATAACTTTGTTGATCTTAGTGGTGTATTGTTTCTGCGACTCTTCCACGTTCTCCTCCTCGTCCCGATGGACATTTGAGGCAACCGAAGCCTTTTTCTGTCATTGTGTCGGTAAGCTAGGTTTGAAAGAGCATTTTGAGTCACAAATTTGTAATTTTGTCAAATGTTTGCAGTCTTCTCACCTCACATGTCAGACGTCAAGTTCTTGAACCCACCAACCACAACGTTTCAGAAACAGTGCTTGATTCAGCTGATTACATCATTTTATCCTCAAATAAAGCTTAGCTGGTCGTAGATTCAGTGCAAGCTGATTACATAAGGAAATCAATCCAAATACAGTTGAAATGCACTGATATTTAGTTCACGGGCTGAGACATTGCCTTTGGTAGTGATgt
The sequence above is a segment of the Dunckerocampus dactyliophorus isolate RoL2022-P2 chromosome 3, RoL_Ddac_1.1, whole genome shotgun sequence genome. Coding sequences within it:
- the mical2a gene encoding F-actin-monooxygenase MICAL2 isoform X4 yields the protein MGETEEERENNAGKLFEDFIQASTCKGTLQAFNVLCGHLDLDPADHSTFYCSLKASVTSWKAKALWSKLDKRMSHKEYKKGQACAGTKCLIIGGGPCGLRTAIELTLMGTKVMVIEKRDSFSRNNVLHLWPFTIHDLRGLGAKKFYGKFCAGAIDHISIRQLQLILLKVALIVGVEFHINVEFVKLLEPPEDQENEGIGWRAAIRPADHPVADFEFEVVVGADGRRNTLEGFKRKEFRGKLAIAITANFVNRNTTAEAKVEEISGVAFIFNQKFFLDLKDETGIDLENIVYYKDNTHYFVMTAKKQSLLDKGVVINDYMETHRLLSRDNVNQEALLCYAREAADFGTNYQLPTLDFAMNHCGQPDVAMFDFTSMHASENAALVRERFGHQLLVALVGDSLLEPFWPMGTGCARGFLAAFDTAWMVKSWAQGRTVLEVLAERESIYRLLPQTTPENITKNLEQYTIDPATRYPNLMSSCVRPLQVRHLYLSVELNSCSLERAASIRRPVNICRRGRAITAALSSASYSENSEIRPARLLTWCQKQTEGYQNVEITDLTSSWRSGLGLCGLIHRFKPQLIDFESLNEENQAANLQLAFDILEREFGIRPFASVKELSGSLELEKTKMISYLSKIYELFSGTPFPDEGSRRGDENSEDYPSKEVRSNNNVLNLALPRKRVPKDETKSDGTDPIYKRRRTFCTYLDEATSVPTKSSSALDGREPKENKVRSMATQLQAKFDSTTSYTQRKQSDCERSFPLHSLGPAEYVHLKPSPPVPPKPPPEMQFQARIRHAAQNLARVPAEAQRKDQQLPPQPQCSFSGVKLRHVAQTHEQAKAPQEPESAVCTTPSVHSAVAVMSRVLQRLKEVDELICEKKAQSQQTRAFQSKSVKEKAAHLSSLVSADSSVIKGSSVRRAFPQSSEKCHSCDRRVYLVERICAEGLYFHRECFRCTTCSTALRQGSHAFDSQHGKLYCKLHFDQRNNGLHRNLSTRLKHFGNQVERRCAANEDSATSSLATDLQSRPAAAEASYDACEPAGWLQVSC